From one Pseudomonas fluorescens genomic stretch:
- the prmA gene encoding 50S ribosomal protein L11 methyltransferase produces MPWLQVRLAISPEQAETYEDALLEVGAVSVTFMDAEDQPIFEPDLNTTPLWSHTHLLALFEADTDANAVFAHLQLLTGAELPEHQAEVIEDQDWERSWMDNFQPMRFGQRLWIVPSWHAAPEPEAVNLLLDPGLAFGTGTHPTTALCLEWLDGQELKDTQVLDFGCGSGILAIAALLLGAREAVGTDIDVQALEASRDNAGRNGIAEEKFALYLPEHMPAMQADVLVANILAGPLVSLAPQLSTLVRPGGLLALSGILAEQGDEVAAAYAKDFDLDPIAVRDGWVRISGRRR; encoded by the coding sequence ATGCCTTGGCTGCAAGTACGTCTGGCCATCAGCCCGGAACAAGCCGAAACCTATGAAGATGCCCTGCTCGAAGTAGGCGCCGTTTCGGTCACCTTCATGGATGCCGAAGATCAGCCGATCTTCGAACCGGACCTCAACACCACCCCGCTGTGGTCGCATACCCACCTGCTGGCGCTGTTCGAAGCCGATACCGACGCCAACGCGGTGTTCGCCCACCTGCAGTTGCTGACCGGTGCCGAACTGCCGGAGCACCAGGCTGAAGTCATCGAAGACCAGGACTGGGAACGCAGCTGGATGGACAACTTCCAGCCGATGCGTTTCGGCCAGCGTCTGTGGATCGTGCCAAGCTGGCATGCAGCGCCAGAGCCTGAGGCGGTCAACCTGCTGCTCGACCCGGGCCTGGCCTTCGGCACTGGCACCCACCCGACCACCGCACTGTGCCTGGAATGGCTCGACGGCCAGGAGCTGAAAGACACCCAGGTGCTCGATTTCGGTTGCGGCTCGGGCATCCTCGCCATCGCCGCGCTGCTGCTGGGCGCCCGCGAGGCGGTCGGTACCGACATCGACGTGCAGGCCCTGGAAGCCTCGCGCGACAACGCCGGGCGCAACGGCATCGCCGAGGAGAAATTCGCCCTGTACCTGCCCGAGCACATGCCGGCCATGCAGGCCGACGTGCTGGTCGCCAACATCCTTGCCGGCCCGCTGGTGTCGCTGGCCCCGCAACTGTCCACCCTGGTGCGTCCAGGCGGCCTGCTGGCGCTGTCGGGGATTCTCGCCGAACAGGGTGATGAAGTCGCCGCCGCTTACGCCAAGGACTTCGACCTCGACCCGATCGCCGTACGCGATGGCTGGGTACGCATCAGTGGTCGCCGCCGCTAA
- the fis gene encoding DNA-binding transcriptional regulator Fis, giving the protein MTMMTETLVSGTTPVSDNVNLKQHLNTPSEEGQTLRGSVEKALHNYFAHLEGAAVTDVYNLVLSEVEAPLLESVMNYVKGNQTKASELLGLNRGTLRKKLKQYDLL; this is encoded by the coding sequence ATGACGATGATGACCGAGACTTTAGTGAGTGGAACAACGCCCGTGAGCGACAACGTCAACCTGAAACAGCACCTGAATACGCCGAGCGAAGAGGGTCAGACCCTTCGCGGCAGTGTGGAAAAGGCGCTGCACAACTATTTCGCCCATCTTGAGGGCGCGGCCGTCACGGACGTGTACAACCTGGTGCTCTCGGAAGTCGAAGCGCCGTTGCTCGAAAGCGTAATGAACTACGTCAAGGGCAACCAGACCAAGGCCAGCGAGCTGCTCGGGCTCAACCGCGGCACCTTGCGCAAGAAACTCAAGCAGTACGATTTGTTGTAA
- a CDS encoding acetoin dehydrogenase dihydrolipoyllysine-residue acetyltransferase subunit gives MSQIHTLTMPKWGLSMTEGRIDTWLKQEGEQINKGDEVLDVETDKISSSVEAPFSGVLRRLIAQPDETLAVGALLAVVVEGEADEAEIDAVVQRFQAEFVPGGDGEQDSGPAPQKIDLGGRTVRYFDLGEGGTPLLLVHGFGGDLNNWLFNHQALAAERRVIALDLPGHGESGKTLQRGDLDELSQSVLALLDHLYIQHAHLAGHSMGGAVALNLARLAPQRVRSLTLIASAGLGREINGDYLQGFVNASNRNALKPQLTQLFSDPGLVTRQMLEDMLKFKRLEGVDSALRQLATAIADGSVQRHDLRAVVGQQPSLVIWGAADAIIPASHAEGLQAEVEILPGQGHMLQMEAAERINHRLSVFLGENNNE, from the coding sequence ATGAGCCAGATCCATACCCTGACCATGCCCAAATGGGGCCTGTCGATGACCGAAGGGCGCATCGATACCTGGCTCAAGCAGGAAGGTGAGCAGATCAACAAGGGCGACGAAGTGCTGGATGTCGAGACCGACAAGATCTCCAGCAGTGTCGAGGCGCCGTTCAGCGGCGTGCTGCGGCGCCTGATCGCCCAGCCGGACGAGACCTTGGCGGTAGGCGCACTGCTGGCGGTGGTGGTCGAAGGCGAAGCCGATGAGGCCGAGATCGATGCGGTGGTGCAGCGTTTCCAGGCCGAGTTCGTCCCCGGCGGCGACGGCGAGCAGGATAGCGGCCCGGCGCCACAGAAGATCGACCTGGGCGGGCGCACGGTTCGCTACTTCGACCTCGGCGAGGGTGGCACGCCGCTGCTGCTGGTGCACGGTTTTGGCGGTGATTTGAACAACTGGCTGTTCAACCATCAGGCCCTGGCCGCCGAACGCCGGGTCATCGCTCTCGACCTGCCCGGACATGGCGAGTCGGGCAAAACCCTGCAACGGGGCGACCTGGATGAACTGAGCCAGAGCGTGCTCGCCTTGCTCGACCACCTGTACATCCAGCATGCCCACCTGGCCGGGCACTCCATGGGCGGTGCGGTGGCGCTGAACCTGGCGCGCCTGGCGCCGCAACGGGTGCGCAGCTTGACCCTGATCGCCAGCGCCGGCCTCGGGCGGGAAATCAACGGTGATTACCTGCAAGGCTTCGTCAACGCCAGCAACCGCAACGCCCTCAAGCCGCAACTGACGCAGTTGTTTTCCGACCCCGGCCTGGTGACCCGGCAGATGCTTGAAGACATGCTCAAGTTCAAGCGCCTGGAAGGCGTCGACAGTGCCCTGCGCCAGCTCGCCACAGCCATCGCCGACGGCAGTGTGCAGCGCCACGACCTGCGCGCAGTGGTCGGCCAACAGCCGAGCCTGGTGATCTGGGGCGCCGCCGACGCAATCATCCCGGCCAGCCATGCTGAAGGCCTGCAGGCCGAGGTCGAGATCCTGCCGGGTCAGGGCCATATGCTGCAGATGGAGGCCGCCGAGCGTATCAACCACCGGCTTTCGGTCTTCCTTGGAGAGAACAACAATGAATGA
- a CDS encoding DUF3426 domain-containing protein, with protein sequence MTDSFVTQCPHCQTSFRVSHNQLSVARGVVRCGACLQVFNAARQLLEQSAAQNPPAAPVKQVEPVVEPVQAPSQHEWSAAELDLDQLDLDQELARLEQREIQPTTEFKAAAPREDSLSAHRDGPEQDDQHWPGSLFSSPASEPEQLSAEFDEPQPPLIEPQALDLAPAPGERTEPSLSLDVLDDDLDAPVAPAPALRADDDERPGERLSAREPDDDLDSPEPELDERREPGLGPVSSRPARKEPLLDLVDDPIQLGWQKPKVNWGKRLLWILLILLAAAALAGQYIWYQFDELARQDRYRPWFQTICPSVGCQVPSRVDIARIKSSNLVVRSHPDFNGALIVDAIIYNRAPFSQPFPLLELRFADLNGQLIASRRFKPTEYLSGELAGKGEMPSQTPIHIALDILDPGPKAVNYSLSFRSPE encoded by the coding sequence ATGACCGACAGTTTCGTCACCCAGTGCCCGCATTGCCAGACCAGCTTTCGCGTCAGCCACAATCAGTTGAGCGTGGCCCGCGGTGTGGTGCGTTGTGGCGCCTGCCTGCAAGTGTTCAACGCCGCCCGGCAACTGCTGGAGCAAAGCGCGGCGCAGAACCCGCCTGCGGCGCCGGTCAAGCAGGTCGAGCCGGTGGTGGAGCCCGTACAAGCGCCCAGCCAGCATGAGTGGAGCGCCGCCGAGCTTGACCTCGACCAGCTCGACCTGGATCAGGAACTGGCGCGCCTGGAACAGCGCGAAATCCAGCCGACCACCGAGTTCAAGGCCGCCGCACCGCGCGAAGACAGCCTCAGTGCGCACCGCGACGGCCCCGAGCAGGACGACCAGCACTGGCCCGGCAGCCTGTTCAGCAGCCCGGCTTCAGAACCCGAGCAGCTCAGTGCCGAGTTCGACGAGCCACAACCGCCGCTGATCGAGCCGCAAGCCCTGGACCTGGCGCCAGCGCCGGGTGAGCGTACCGAGCCTTCGTTGTCGCTGGATGTACTCGATGACGACCTCGATGCCCCGGTTGCTCCCGCCCCTGCGCTGCGTGCCGATGATGACGAACGGCCAGGCGAGCGCCTGTCCGCGCGCGAGCCAGACGACGACCTGGACAGCCCCGAGCCTGAGCTGGACGAGCGCCGCGAACCTGGCCTGGGCCCGGTCAGCAGCCGCCCGGCGCGCAAGGAGCCGCTGCTCGATCTGGTCGACGACCCGATCCAGCTCGGCTGGCAGAAACCCAAGGTCAACTGGGGCAAGCGCCTGCTGTGGATCCTGCTGATTCTGCTGGCTGCCGCGGCGCTGGCCGGCCAGTACATCTGGTACCAGTTCGACGAACTGGCCCGCCAGGACCGTTACCGCCCATGGTTCCAGACGATCTGCCCGAGCGTCGGTTGCCAGGTGCCATCGCGGGTCGATATCGCCCGGATCAAGAGCAGCAACCTGGTGGTGCGCAGCCACCCGGACTTCAACGGTGCCTTGATCGTCGACGCGATCATCTACAACCGTGCGCCCTTCTCCCAGCCGTTCCCGCTGCTGGAACTGCGCTTTGCCGACCTTAATGGCCAGTTGATCGCCAGCCGCCGCTTCAAGCCCACCGAGTACCTCAGCGGTGAGTTGGCCGGCAAGGGCGAAATGCCCAGTCAGACGCCGATCCACATCGCCCTGGACATCCTCGACCCGGGCCCAAAGGCGGTCAACTACAGCCTGTCATTCCGGTCACCGGAATAA
- a CDS encoding alpha-ketoacid dehydrogenase subunit beta, translating to MARKISYQQAINEALAQEMRRDSSVFIIGEDVAGGAGAPGEEDAWGGVLGVTKGLYKQFPGRVLDAPLSEIGYVGAAVGAATQGLRPVCELMFVDFAGCCLDQILNQAAKFRYMFGGKAVTPLVMRTMVGAGLRAAAQHSQMLTSLWTHIPGLKVVCPSSPYDAKGLLIQAIRDNDPVIFCEHKLLYSMQGEVPEELYTVPFGEANYLREGDDITLVTYGRMVHLAMEAAANLARQGIDCEVLDLRTTSPLDADSILESVEKTGRLVVIDEANPRCSMATDISALVAQKAFVSLKGPIEMVTAPHTPVPFSDALEDLYIPTAAKIEAAVHKVLDARTAA from the coding sequence ATGGCGAGAAAAATCAGCTACCAGCAGGCCATCAACGAAGCCCTGGCCCAGGAAATGCGCCGCGACAGCAGCGTGTTCATCATTGGTGAAGACGTCGCCGGCGGCGCCGGGGCGCCCGGTGAAGAGGACGCCTGGGGCGGCGTACTCGGCGTTACCAAAGGCCTGTACAAACAGTTCCCCGGCCGCGTGCTCGACGCGCCATTGTCCGAGATCGGCTATGTCGGCGCGGCGGTCGGCGCCGCCACCCAGGGCCTGCGCCCGGTGTGCGAACTGATGTTCGTCGACTTCGCCGGCTGCTGCCTGGACCAGATCCTCAACCAGGCGGCGAAATTCCGCTACATGTTTGGCGGCAAGGCGGTCACCCCGCTAGTGATGCGCACCATGGTCGGTGCCGGCCTGCGTGCCGCCGCCCAGCATTCGCAGATGCTCACCTCGCTGTGGACGCACATCCCCGGCCTGAAAGTGGTCTGCCCGTCCTCGCCGTACGATGCCAAGGGCCTGCTGATCCAGGCGATTCGCGACAACGACCCGGTGATCTTCTGCGAGCACAAACTGCTCTACAGCATGCAGGGCGAGGTGCCGGAAGAGCTGTACACCGTGCCCTTCGGCGAGGCCAATTACCTGCGCGAGGGCGATGACATCACCCTGGTGACCTACGGGCGCATGGTTCACCTGGCCATGGAAGCCGCCGCCAACCTGGCGCGCCAGGGCATCGACTGTGAGGTGCTCGACCTGCGCACCACCAGCCCGCTGGACGCAGACAGCATCCTTGAAAGCGTGGAAAAAACCGGGCGACTGGTGGTGATCGACGAAGCCAACCCGCGCTGTTCGATGGCCACCGACATCAGCGCGCTGGTGGCGCAAAAAGCCTTCGTATCCCTCAAGGGCCCGATCGAAATGGTCACCGCTCCGCACACCCCGGTGCCGTTCTCCGATGCCCTGGAAGACCTGTACATCCCCACCGCAGCGAAGATCGAAGCCGCGGTGCACAAGGTGCTCGACGCGAGGACTGCCGCATGA
- a CDS encoding ATP-NAD kinase family protein, whose translation MRQPALTVGIIANPASGRDLRRLTANAGLYSSTDKASAVQRLLAAFAATGVEQVLLPPDMTGIAAAVLKASLGPHAEQQRWPQLTILDMPLRQTVEDTRHAARLMAAQGVALIAVLGGDGTHKAVAAEVGDIPLLTLSTGTNNAFPELREATSAGLAGGLFASARIPAAIALRRNKRLVVRVPEQSLCEWALVDVAVSPQRFIGARAISRGEDLAEVFATFAEPHAIGLSALCGLWCPVSRAAPEGAWIRLHPEAEHALLAPLAPGLLQGCGVTASGPLMPGAAYSLSLSSGTLALDGEREIEFSERDRPSITLDAFGPLSIDVEAVLAYAARHRLLAVGREHPQHPANQPC comes from the coding sequence ATGCGCCAACCCGCCCTGACCGTGGGGATCATCGCCAATCCGGCCAGCGGCCGCGACTTGCGCCGACTGACTGCCAATGCCGGGCTCTACTCCAGCACCGACAAGGCCTCGGCAGTACAGCGCCTGCTCGCGGCATTTGCCGCCACCGGTGTCGAGCAGGTGCTGCTGCCGCCGGACATGACTGGTATCGCCGCCGCCGTGCTCAAGGCCAGCCTAGGCCCGCACGCCGAGCAACAGCGCTGGCCGCAACTGACCATCCTCGACATGCCGTTGCGCCAGACCGTCGAAGACACCCGCCATGCCGCGCGCCTGATGGCAGCCCAAGGCGTCGCCCTGATCGCCGTGCTTGGCGGTGACGGTACGCACAAGGCGGTGGCCGCCGAAGTCGGCGACATCCCGCTGCTGACCCTGTCTACCGGCACCAACAACGCTTTCCCGGAACTGCGCGAAGCTACCAGTGCCGGCCTTGCCGGCGGGCTGTTCGCCAGCGCCCGTATCCCCGCAGCGATTGCCCTGCGCCGCAACAAGCGCCTGGTGGTGCGGGTGCCGGAACAGAGCCTTTGTGAATGGGCCCTGGTAGATGTCGCGGTGTCGCCGCAACGCTTCATCGGCGCCCGCGCCATCAGCCGTGGCGAAGACCTGGCGGAAGTCTTCGCGACCTTCGCCGAACCCCATGCCATTGGCCTCTCGGCGCTGTGCGGGTTGTGGTGCCCAGTGTCGCGCGCAGCCCCCGAAGGCGCCTGGATTCGCCTGCACCCCGAGGCCGAGCACGCGCTGCTGGCCCCCCTCGCCCCGGGCCTGCTGCAAGGCTGCGGGGTGACCGCCTCAGGGCCGTTGATGCCTGGGGCTGCCTACTCCCTGAGCCTTTCCAGCGGCACCCTGGCACTGGATGGCGAACGCGAAATCGAGTTCAGCGAACGCGACCGACCAAGCATCACCCTCGACGCCTTCGGCCCCTTGAGCATCGACGTCGAGGCGGTGCTGGCCTATGCCGCGCGCCACCGCCTGCTGGCGGTCGGCCGCGAACACCCGCAACACCCTGCGAACCAACCGTGTTGA
- a CDS encoding 2,3-butanediol dehydrogenase produces the protein MRAAVWHGRQDIRVEDVPLPADPPPGWVQIKVDWCGICGSDLHEYVAGPVFIPVEAPHPLTGIQGQCILGHEFCGEILKLGEGVLGYAVGDPVAADACQHCGTCYYCTHGLYNICERLAFTGLMNNGAFAERVNVPANLLYRLPEGFPREAGALIEPLAVGMHAVKKAGNLLGQNVVVVGAGTIGLCTIMCAKAAGAAQVIALEMSSARKAKALEVGASAVLDPKQCDALAEIRALTAGLGADVSFECIGNKHTAKLAIDTIRKAGKCVLVGIFEEPSEFNFFDLVSTEKQVLGALAYNGEFADVIAFIADGRLDISPLVTGRIGLEAIVGQGFEELVNNKEENVKIIVSPTRL, from the coding sequence ATGCGAGCGGCGGTCTGGCATGGCCGCCAGGACATCCGCGTCGAAGACGTGCCCTTGCCCGCCGACCCGCCGCCTGGCTGGGTGCAGATCAAGGTCGACTGGTGCGGTATCTGCGGGTCGGACCTGCACGAGTATGTCGCCGGCCCGGTGTTCATACCGGTGGAAGCGCCACACCCGCTCACCGGTATCCAGGGCCAGTGCATTCTCGGCCATGAGTTTTGCGGCGAAATCCTCAAGCTCGGCGAAGGTGTGCTGGGTTATGCCGTGGGCGACCCGGTGGCTGCCGACGCCTGCCAGCACTGCGGCACCTGCTATTACTGCACCCATGGCCTGTACAACATCTGCGAACGCCTGGCCTTTACCGGGCTGATGAACAACGGCGCCTTCGCCGAGCGGGTCAACGTACCGGCCAACCTGCTGTACCGCTTGCCCGAGGGCTTCCCGCGCGAAGCCGGGGCGCTGATCGAGCCGTTGGCAGTCGGCATGCATGCGGTGAAAAAGGCCGGCAACCTGCTGGGCCAGAACGTCGTGGTGGTCGGTGCCGGGACCATCGGCCTGTGTACCATCATGTGCGCCAAAGCCGCCGGTGCGGCGCAGGTGATCGCCCTGGAAATGTCCAGCGCGCGCAAGGCCAAGGCCTTGGAAGTCGGCGCCAGCGCTGTGCTCGATCCCAAGCAGTGCGATGCGCTGGCCGAGATACGCGCCCTGACGGCCGGCCTCGGCGCCGATGTCAGCTTTGAATGCATTGGCAACAAGCACACCGCCAAGCTGGCCATCGATACCATCCGCAAGGCCGGCAAGTGCGTGCTGGTGGGGATTTTCGAGGAGCCCAGCGAGTTCAACTTCTTCGACCTGGTGTCGACCGAGAAGCAGGTACTCGGCGCCCTGGCCTACAACGGCGAGTTTGCCGACGTGATCGCCTTCATTGCCGATGGCCGGCTGGATATCAGCCCACTGGTGACCGGGCGCATCGGTCTTGAGGCCATAGTTGGCCAGGGCTTTGAGGAGCTGGTGAACAACAAGGAGGAGAATGTGAAGATCATTGTTAGCCCGACCAGGCTCTAG
- a CDS encoding sigma-54-dependent Fis family transcriptional regulator, whose translation MLAANSKAHVDCVSRVLKNAERLPQAPVPPLILDSWRRSMEQHRLDPASQQGPRILSQSLLDECRERSDLFLRIAGDAVARLHGRVRDADYCVLLTDAQGRTIDYRVESAIRNDCRKAGLYLGTCWSEGEEGTCGVAAVLTSKAPATVHKRDHFRAAFIGLTCSAAPVFDPQGELLGVVDVSALQSPDDRRSQHLIRQMVVQSAREIENAFFMHSAEPHWVLRAHSTPGYVDSQPDYLLAWDADGRLQALNSLARKALLERYGQLPEHIGELFDLDALRAATDESSQRLRWRGESGELHVRISSPRRKPGRRIAAIARQPIDERVEHSLRLATRVKDCNLAVLVLGETGSGKEVFARQLHAMSLRSGKPFVALNCAAIPENLIESELFGYVAGAFTGASSKGMQGLLQQADGGTLFLDEIGDMPLNLQTRLLRVLAEGEVAPLGASARQRVDIQVICATHRDLTAMVAAGSFREDLYFRLANARFELPPLRERSDRLALINQLLGEEAKGCGVDVGLSGDALEALLNYRWPGNLRQLRQVLRYACAICCTSTLQLDDLPLEIRAGQVQVQLQSSVSPMRQQLLDALIRHRWKPGETAKALGISRATLYRRVHEHRIEMPRMSKS comes from the coding sequence ATGCTTGCCGCGAACTCCAAAGCCCACGTCGACTGTGTCAGCCGCGTACTGAAGAACGCCGAACGACTGCCACAGGCGCCGGTGCCGCCGCTGATCCTCGACTCCTGGCGCCGCTCGATGGAGCAGCACCGGCTCGACCCCGCGTCCCAGCAGGGGCCGCGCATCCTTTCGCAAAGTCTGCTCGACGAATGCCGTGAGCGTTCCGACCTGTTCCTGCGCATTGCCGGCGATGCCGTGGCGCGCCTGCACGGGCGGGTGCGCGATGCCGACTACTGCGTGCTGCTGACCGATGCCCAGGGGCGGACCATCGACTACCGGGTCGAGTCGGCCATCCGCAACGACTGTCGCAAGGCCGGGTTGTACTTGGGCACCTGTTGGTCGGAGGGCGAGGAGGGCACCTGCGGGGTGGCGGCGGTGCTGACCAGCAAGGCGCCGGCGACTGTGCACAAGCGCGACCATTTTCGCGCCGCCTTCATCGGCTTGACCTGCTCGGCGGCGCCAGTGTTCGACCCGCAGGGCGAGCTGCTTGGCGTCGTCGATGTCTCGGCGCTGCAATCGCCGGATGACCGACGCAGCCAGCACCTGATCCGGCAGATGGTGGTACAGAGCGCACGGGAGATCGAAAACGCATTTTTCATGCACAGTGCCGAGCCGCACTGGGTGTTGCGCGCCCACAGCACGCCGGGCTATGTCGACAGTCAGCCGGATTACCTGCTGGCCTGGGATGCCGATGGCCGTTTGCAGGCCCTCAACAGCCTGGCGCGCAAGGCGCTGCTGGAGCGCTACGGCCAGTTGCCGGAACATATCGGTGAGCTGTTCGACCTTGACGCCCTGCGCGCCGCCACCGATGAATCGTCCCAGCGCCTGCGCTGGCGCGGTGAAAGCGGCGAGCTGCATGTGCGTATCAGCTCGCCGCGGCGCAAGCCTGGGCGCCGAATTGCAGCCATTGCCCGCCAGCCGATTGATGAGCGGGTCGAGCACAGCCTGCGCCTGGCCACCCGGGTCAAGGACTGCAACCTGGCCGTGTTGGTGTTGGGTGAGACGGGTTCTGGGAAGGAGGTATTCGCCCGCCAGTTGCATGCCATGAGCTTGCGTAGCGGCAAGCCGTTCGTGGCGCTGAACTGCGCTGCTATCCCCGAGAACCTGATCGAGAGCGAGCTGTTTGGCTATGTCGCCGGAGCTTTTACCGGTGCTTCGAGCAAGGGCATGCAGGGCCTGTTGCAACAGGCAGATGGCGGAACGTTGTTTCTCGACGAAATCGGCGATATGCCGCTGAACCTGCAAACCCGTTTGCTACGTGTGCTGGCTGAGGGTGAGGTGGCGCCGCTGGGCGCTTCGGCGCGGCAACGGGTGGATATCCAGGTGATCTGCGCCACCCACCGCGACCTCACGGCGATGGTCGCCGCGGGCAGCTTTCGCGAAGACCTGTACTTTCGCCTGGCCAATGCCCGCTTCGAACTGCCGCCCTTGCGCGAGCGCAGTGACCGGCTGGCGCTGATCAACCAGTTGCTGGGCGAAGAGGCCAAGGGCTGTGGTGTTGATGTCGGTTTGAGTGGTGATGCGCTGGAGGCGCTGCTCAATTACCGCTGGCCGGGTAATTTACGCCAGCTACGCCAGGTGCTGCGCTATGCCTGTGCGATCTGTTGCACGAGCACCCTGCAGTTGGATGACTTGCCGTTGGAGATTCGCGCAGGGCAGGTCCAGGTGCAGCTTCAGAGCAGTGTCAGCCCGATGCGTCAGCAGTTGCTCGATGCGCTGATTCGCCATCGCTGGAAACCAGGGGAAACCGCCAAGGCCTTAGGGATTTCGCGGGCGACGCTGTATCGGCGGGTGCATGAGCACAGGATCGAGATGCCGCGGATGAGCAAAAGCTGA
- the dusB gene encoding tRNA dihydrouridine synthase DusB, translated as MSAVRIGPYTLQNALILAPMAGVTDQPFRQLCRRMGAGLVVSEMVSSDMSLWNSRKSRLRMIHEGDPEPRSVQIAGGDAQMLAAAARANVEAGAQIIDINMGCPAKKVCNKAAGSALLKDEALVSEILHAVVAAVDVPVTLKIRTGWDRTNKNGLTVARIAEQAGIQALAVHGRTRADLYTGEAEYDTIAAIKQAVSIPVFANGDITSPEKARAVLDATGADGLLIGRAAQGRPWIFREIEHYLRTGEKLPAPQLDEVERILLEHLTALHAFYGDVMGVRIARKHVGWYLATLPGAKEFRAQFNRLEDTQAQCANVRGFFSEREQSLETEDGQGVAA; from the coding sequence ATGTCGGCGGTACGCATCGGCCCATACACACTGCAGAACGCCCTGATCCTCGCGCCGATGGCCGGGGTCACGGACCAGCCCTTTCGTCAGTTGTGCCGACGAATGGGTGCAGGCCTGGTGGTGTCGGAGATGGTCAGCAGCGACATGAGCCTGTGGAACAGCCGCAAGTCGCGCCTGCGCATGATTCACGAAGGTGATCCCGAGCCGCGCTCGGTACAGATCGCCGGTGGTGACGCGCAGATGCTCGCAGCGGCGGCCCGGGCCAACGTCGAGGCCGGCGCGCAGATTATCGACATCAACATGGGCTGCCCGGCAAAAAAAGTCTGCAACAAGGCCGCAGGCTCTGCTTTATTGAAAGATGAAGCCTTGGTCAGCGAAATCCTCCACGCGGTGGTTGCCGCCGTGGACGTGCCGGTCACACTGAAGATTCGCACCGGCTGGGACAGGACCAACAAGAACGGCCTGACTGTGGCGAGGATCGCCGAGCAGGCCGGTATCCAGGCACTGGCGGTACATGGACGTACACGCGCCGACCTCTACACCGGTGAAGCCGAATACGACACCATCGCGGCGATCAAGCAGGCGGTGTCGATCCCGGTTTTCGCCAATGGCGATATCACTTCGCCAGAAAAGGCCCGGGCGGTGCTGGATGCCACTGGTGCCGACGGTCTGTTGATTGGCCGGGCTGCCCAGGGGCGGCCATGGATCTTTCGCGAGATCGAGCATTACCTGCGCACCGGCGAAAAACTGCCGGCGCCGCAGTTGGACGAAGTGGAACGAATTCTGCTGGAGCACCTGACCGCGTTGCACGCCTTCTATGGCGATGTGATGGGCGTACGTATCGCCCGCAAGCACGTCGGTTGGTACCTGGCAACGCTACCGGGCGCCAAGGAGTTTCGCGCCCAGTTCAACCGTTTGGAAGACACGCAAGCGCAGTGCGCCAACGTTCGCGGCTTCTTCAGCGAACGTGAACAGAGCCTTGAGACAGAGGACGGACAAGGGGTGGCCGCATGA
- a CDS encoding thiamine pyrophosphate-dependent dehydrogenase E1 component subunit alpha, whose protein sequence is MSTHLSTEQLLHAYEVMRTIRAFEERLHVEFATGEIPGFVHLYAGEEASAAGVMAHLRDSDCIASNHRGHGHCIAKGVDVYGMMAEIYGKKTGVCGGKGGSMHIADLEKGMLGANGIVGAGAPLVAGAALAAKIKGTDDVAVVFFGDGGSNEGAVFEAMNLASIMNLPCIFVAENNGYAEATASNWSVACDHIADRAAGFGMPGVTIDGYDFFAVHEAAGAAIERARSGQGPSLIEVKLTRYYGHFEGDAQTYRAPDEVKNLRETRDCLMQFRQRSTRAGLLSAEQLDQIDARVEDLIEGSVRRAKSDPKPDPAALLSDVYVSYP, encoded by the coding sequence ATGTCCACTCACCTGTCTACCGAGCAATTGCTCCATGCCTATGAAGTCATGCGCACCATTCGCGCCTTCGAAGAACGCCTGCACGTGGAGTTCGCCACCGGCGAGATCCCCGGTTTCGTCCACCTCTACGCCGGCGAAGAGGCCTCGGCCGCTGGCGTCATGGCCCACCTGCGCGACAGCGACTGCATCGCCTCCAACCACCGTGGCCACGGCCACTGCATCGCCAAGGGCGTCGATGTTTACGGGATGATGGCTGAGATCTACGGCAAGAAAACCGGCGTCTGTGGCGGCAAGGGCGGCTCGATGCACATCGCTGACCTGGAGAAAGGCATGCTCGGCGCCAACGGCATCGTCGGCGCCGGTGCGCCATTGGTGGCCGGGGCGGCGCTGGCGGCGAAAATCAAAGGCACCGATGACGTCGCCGTGGTGTTCTTCGGCGACGGCGGCTCCAACGAAGGCGCAGTGTTCGAGGCGATGAACCTGGCTTCGATCATGAACCTGCCGTGCATCTTCGTCGCCGAGAACAACGGCTATGCCGAGGCGACCGCATCGAACTGGTCGGTGGCTTGCGACCACATCGCCGACCGTGCCGCCGGCTTCGGCATGCCCGGGGTGACCATCGACGGCTACGACTTTTTTGCCGTGCATGAAGCAGCAGGCGCGGCCATCGAGCGTGCGCGCTCGGGGCAGGGCCCGTCGCTGATCGAGGTCAAGCTGACCCGCTACTACGGCCACTTCGAGGGCGATGCGCAAACCTACCGCGCACCCGATGAGGTGAAGAACCTGCGCGAAACCCGCGACTGCCTGATGCAGTTCCGTCAGCGCAGCACCCGCGCCGGCCTGCTCAGCGCCGAACAACTCGACCAGATCGACGCCCGGGTCGAGGACCTGATCGAGGGCTCGGTACGCCGGGCCAAATCCGACCCGAAACCCGACCCCGCCGCCCTGCTCAGCGACGTGTACGTGTCGTACCCCTGA